The Acidithiobacillus ferrooxidans ATCC 23270 genomic interval CCGAGAAGGTACTGGCATTGATGGTGTGCTCGGCATGCAGAATCAGGCAGGAGTCGAGGATTTTGGTATGGGCCGGATCAGGTTCGCGACCCGACAGCATATAGAGAAAGTTGGCCGCATGGCTGAGATCCGGGCGAGGTGAAATAGGATCATTGCCGAAACGCATCTGCTCCCACATCGCGACAATGGTGGGCATGCGCGCGATAATCCGCATCGCCATGGCGTCCAAATGGAGCGTATTTCCGCGTTCGGCATCGGAAAGCTCCTGCTGCGGGTAGAACATGCCCAGACTGGCCACGGCACAGTGCAGCATATCCATGGGGTGTCCGGTCACGGGCATGAACTTCATGATTTCCCGGACATTATATTTGACTTGGCGGTGCGCACGCAGACCGTGGTCGAACCGTTCCAGATCTGCGGCGCCGGGCAGGACACCATCCAGCAGCAAGAGCGCCACCTCCTCGAAACTGCTGTGCGCCGCAAGATCCGCAATGGCAAAACCACGGTAACTCAGCAGGCCGGCAGCGCCATCGATGTTGGAAATGCTGGACTGGGTTGCAGCCACACCCTCCAGACCTGGCGCAAAGTTCGGTTCCGCCATACAGAACTCCTTTAATCATTCTGGTGTTTGACTGCCCGGACCTTCGGCGGTCGCCGCCAGTCGGGGCACTGCTCACGGGCAGCGTCCTGCACGAAGGCGTCCGGACGACAAGCCGCCGGATCATCATAACCTGCCCGTAAAATAAAAGGGAGGCCGTCAGCCTCCCCTTGGGGCACTTCCACCAACCGGCGATCAGGCCGAAAAGGAAGATCCGCAACCGCAGGTGGTCGTGG includes:
- a CDS encoding citrate synthase, encoding MAEPNFAPGLEGVAATQSSISNIDGAAGLLSYRGFAIADLAAHSSFEEVALLLLDGVLPGAADLERFDHGLRAHRQVKYNVREIMKFMPVTGHPMDMLHCAVASLGMFYPQQELSDAERGNTLHLDAMAMRIIARMPTIVAMWEQMRFGNDPISPRPDLSHAANFLYMLSGREPDPAHTKILDSCLILHAEHTINASTFSVLVTGSTLTNPYHVIGGAIGTLAGPLHGGANQKVVEMLEEISSVQQVGAYLDRKMANKEKIWGFGHRIYKTRDPRAVILKGMMEDMASHGNLRHSSLFEIAIEVERQATERLGPKGIHANVDFYSGVLYHEMGIKADLFTPIFAMARSAGWLAHWREQLADNRIFRPTQVYTGEQDRRYVPVAQRT